The Saccharomyces mikatae IFO 1815 strain IFO1815 genome assembly, chromosome: 15 DNA window AGTTTTTGTCAGCTGTCTCCCGATTAGTAACTTTTCCATCTTGTTTTTATTCAAGGTGCTATTCAATTATTTAAACAGTAGGATACTATGTAAGTGCGAAGAAACAAGCTGGCATTTATTGTCAACTGACTTTGCTATGTTTACTTTTGTTTAGCTTTTGTTTAGCTTTTATTTGTCTgttttttaactttttttttcagatttcTTTTATGATGACAATGCgaaatttcattgaaaagttAGAAAGAACAATAGAGTTTTTATCTTGTACATGCATGGTTAAAAAAGTGGGCAAACAAAAGTTACTCAGAAACATTGGTTTtagagatttgaaaaaaaaaaaccataAGATAACAAGCAGTTATGACTATCGCTGACACTTTCAAGCTGTTTATTTTGAGACACGGTCAAAGTGAATTGAACTCAGAGAATATATTCTGTGGATGGATAGATGCTAAATTGACTGAGAAAGGCAAGTCTCAAGCTCGCCACTCCGCAAAATTGATTAGGCAGTTTTGCAACTCTAACAATATCTCTTTACCTCAGATCGGCTATACCTCAAGATTGGTCCGGACTCAGCAAACTATGAACGTTattcttgaagaattagAATTAAAATCAGAAAACCACGTAATTACGACAAATACGGACATTAATGAAGAATTGTGCAACATAGAATCTGGAAAAAGTATACCTGTGTTGCAAACTTGGAGACTAAATGAGCGTCATTACGGTTCATGGCAAGGACAAAGAAAACCGGACGTCCTGAAAGAATACGGCAAGGAAAAATACATGTACATTAGAAGAGATTACAACGGGAAGC harbors:
- the GPM3 gene encoding phosphoglycerate mutase family protein GPM3 (similar to Saccharomyces cerevisiae GPM2 (YDL021W) and GPM3 (YOL056W); ancestral locus Anc_3.172); this translates as MTIADTFKLFILRHGQSELNSENIFCGWIDAKLTEKGKSQARHSAKLIRQFCNSNNISLPQIGYTSRLVRTQQTMNVILEELELKSENHVITTNTDINEELCNIESGKSIPVLQTWRLNERHYGSWQGQRKPDVLKEYGKEKYMYIRRDYNGKPPKVNLNLEMVQEENDQGSSTGYDFKEPNRHLKYGSEEEANERLPESESLCEVVIRLKPFLNDIVLSTAKKSNQESCIIVGHGSSVRSLLKILEGISDEDIKDIDIPNGIPLVIELDRDNYSFVRKFYLDPESAKVNAQMVRDEGFEKIT